The Aestuariirhabdus haliotis genomic sequence TGTCCGTTCCTTCCCGCACCATTGAACCGCAGATACTGCGCACCATTATCAGCGCTGCGCGACAGCAACAACGACTGGAAGTGGATTATGTTTCCGTCTCCGACCCAAATCGGGAAGGCCGCATCATTGCGCCTCACACCCTGGTTTATAACGGCATGCGCTGGCACGTTCGGGCCTGGTGTGAAAAGCATGGGGACTATCGAGATTTTGTTCTTAGCCGCTTTCGTGGCAGCCCCGATATCCTGTCCGATGCCGAGCAAGGCATCGACTCTGACGATGACTGGAACCAGACAATCCACATCAAAATCCGTCCCGACTCGAGACTAAGCCCGGAACAGCGAAACGTTGTCGCTCAGGATTATGGCATGCACCGAGGCCAGTTAAGCCTGAAAACCCGGGGGGCACTGGTGCAATACGTGTTAAAACAGATGCAAATAGATCCCAACAGTCTGGACGACGACCCAAGAGCACAACAGATTATTATCAGCAATATTGATGAATTGCGGCCCTACTTATTCCATTGAATTTATTAGCCGCAGTTGCATGGGCGATGCATAAAAAGAGATGTGTCGGGCAAGCAGAGGCAAAGCGAAAGAACATGGCCAGCTCCCACGATGCCAGGAAATCAGTAAAGAGGTAAACGCTTGCTGAACCCGTCGAAAGATACCGCAGACTATGAGTTCAGCAAAAACAGCATTTTGAAAAAATAAGCGATTAAGGCCGACTGGGCAGCCGACGCTAATCTAATACAGGCTATTTATCTTTCGGCTTTTCACTGGGACGATTGTTGCCCAAGGTGATATGACGATTCCCCGCCATACTCTGCATACCACTGACACCCTGTTTGATCTCTTCGATTTCACCGCCAGATTCTAAAAAGGCGCGGGTTTGGTCGGCAATAGATTGAGAGGTTTCCAGCGCATCCTGCTGATTTTTACGATTGGCGGCGGTTCTTGGTCTGGCTGCCATGAGCGAGCTCCTTGCAAAATTGGCTAGCTATTGTACACGAAATAGACGATCAAAGGGGGATTATCCCGGAGCTGGTCGCTTTTTTGTCCATTAAGTACTCAATGCAATCGCTTAACTCCCAATTCTTTCCCCGGAAAGTGGCTTTCAGCTTTCGCTTGGGATTGCTCTAACAGCCAGACACTCGACGTCGAGTGAGCACCTATACTCTAGGGCACCTCTGATTAATTCAGATGAACTCTGGCTTTCAGGCGAATCCAGAATTGCGGCGTCTTTGCAGTAAGATCGCGACCTTTCTAAAAGGCGTAACAAAGAGGCTGGATTCGCCCGAAAGCCCCGCAGGGCGGGCCTAAAAATATTTTTAACGGTATTGAAGCTCTTATCCAGGTCTCGACATGAACGGCGAGCTTCGCCTTGATAAAACCCTTTTTAGGCACCGCAGAGTTCTATCCGAATTATGCAGAGTTGCCCTGGAAAACCTCTGCCAGGCCTCGGCATTCATTCTCCAACCACACAGGTGCGCCTTATGTTTCGATCACTCATTATGTTTGCTCTATCGTCACTGCTCAGTCTCAGTGCTTATGCCAATGATCGCACACTGGTAGGCAGCGTGATCAAGGTCACCGGTGCCAGCGAAGGCATCTACTTCGAAATGAATGCCGGCGTACCCACCAGCTGCGCTGACTCAAAACAGCAGGGGATGTTGATATTGGCGGATAATATTCCTTCGATGCTGATTATCTCTTCGAGCCTGATGGCCCGTTTCGTCACAGTCACTGCCGATTACGACTCGACACAAAAGCGCTGCATCGTCGATAGCGTTTCCATGGAATAGTTTGCCTTAACAGCCTGCTAGCGCCCAGCCAGCAAACACCGGCGAAATGCCGCAACATCGACCAGCATTTCGAGATCTTCCAACAGATCGCCGAAACGCCTGGCCTCCACCACCGAATAATGCAGTGACGCGGGGTTCATAAACCCATGCTTGTACACTGACTGGTAACAAACAACCTGTTCATGTGCGGATAGCACCTGAGCGGCTCGTTCAACATCGAAACTCTGTTCATAACAGGGAAAAACCAGAGTGGTTGGGCAATTGGGTTGCAGGTCCAGGTGGTGACGAATCTGGCCGGGATAGAACCCGATACAATGCTCGACAAGCATTGGGATACCCTGAGCTATGGCTCGCCACAATACTGACGCCCCGGCACTAAATCCGACTAGTACGCAGGGCTCTCGGGATCCATTGATCCCACCAATCACTCTCTCCAGATAAGCATCATGACCACAAACCGAGGTATAGTGCCGATAGGCTTCCTGCTCGTTCTTAAAGTTGCAGGGGCAACCATCATAGGGGTCAACGATCTCAACCAGAGCCTGGCTGGCCAGCGTGTCAGCCAGAGCTTCAATTGCTGGAGTACGACCAAAAATATCAGTCGCTACTATAACTCGCATCCGCAACCCGGCCTTTATTGGGGGAAACCGTCAAAATGCTCGGAGCATAAACCGGCGTCATACCATTCGGCGCGCTCTGCCCAGAAGATATTATCCTGGGGCGTCATATCAGGCGCTTCATTCAGCGAACCTGCGGGAACAATCAAGGCTTTCCCACTGGCTGACACATAGGGTACTGAACTGCCGCAATCCTGACAAAAAACATTGGAAATACTACGGCCCGGCACATCAAAACGCTTCACCTGGTCAACCCCCGTTAACCAGCAAATATTCTCGGGCCGGGTAAACAAATTAGAAACGTGAGCCGAACCCGATATTTTTTGACACTGCTTACAGTGGCATAAGTGAAATTGCTGAAACTCTTTTTTCAGCTCAAAAGTGACCGCGCCACACAAACATGCGCCAGTTACCTTGTTCATTTTCACCTCCTGTGAGTTTACGCCGTGACAGCATATCAAACTTTTACATGAGAATTTCCTGGGAAATGGCATCTACGCCTGCCCCGCCTTACGGAAATCAGTGGGGGTTTGCTGGAACCAACGTTTGAAAGCACGCCGAAAATTGGCCACATCCTGATACCCCAGCAACATCGAAATCGCCTCAACCGACAAGTTGCTTTCGCGTAGATGACGCACCGCGAGTTCGGACAGTATTTCCTCATTGATCTGCCGATAACCGGTTCCTTCCGATTTCAAACGCCGGGCCAGAGTGCGTTTGGAAACAAACATCGCTTTGGCCACGCCCTCTTCTGTGATCGACCCCATCGGCTTTGATAACAGCAGGCTCTTAACCCGGCTGGTCATTGAAAGATGACTGGCGGGTACCTGATCCAACAAGTTGAGACAGAGTTTCTGCGCCATGGCGTAAGACTCCCCACCACCGGCCGCATTACTGACGCGTGCCAAGTCTGCGGGCAAAACAATTCGGTTATCAGTGGACGAGAACTCAACAACTGAATGAAGGTAATCCGGGTAGAGTTGATAATAGGACGGGCGTTCGTAATCGAAGCAGAAATGCGCCTCGGTCAGTCGCCGCCCCAAGACTGATTCGACAACCGATTGCACAATCAGCGCAAAACTTTCCAACATCAAGCGCCGCTCCTCAGGTTGCGGATTCAATTTCAATCGGCACGAACAGGATAACCAGCGTTCATCCAGCTCCAGTTCAAGCTGGGCAAATGGAATCCGGATTGGCAGAAAGTCACGCAGCGCCTTCAAGGCCGTGATCAGATCTGGACTACTGAGGACTAAATAGCCCAACGGGCCGTGACTGGATGGCTGCAGCTGCCTTCCCAATCGCAAACCAAACTCTGGCACATTGCCCAGCCGCCAGGCATTTTCCAGCACTCGCAACTGCTGCGCACCGTTGAGCCTGGTTTCATCTCCCGGCAGCAGCACAGTCTGGGGTAGTCCCGTTCCCTGTAACAGCTTACCCAATGAGCGTTCTTGCAAACCTAATTCCCGCGCCACAATGCGTGAATAGCTGCTGGGAATAAAAAAACGATCTTGAATGGTTATGCATTCTGATACTTCCAATTCCGGCATTGATTCCATATGGATTGGCTACCTCAGGCACCTCAGTTTCTTCTCATATAGCCCTGGTAAATGGCTTGAATATTCTGAACTGAGCAAACAAGACACTCAGCCTGAAACCGATAAAGCTTTCCTCATTCTTAAACCTGATTGTCCGTTGGCGCCACCATCATGTCAAAAAATGACCCTCACAAGTCAATAAATGACACCCTGTAGCTTCATTTAATCCATACACTGAAATGACCTTAGCCAGCAGGAGAAAAGTGATGCCGACCATCACATTGATAGAACACAGCGGCCAGGATCATCGTATCGAAGCCGTGCCTGGAAAAACTCTGATGCAAAACGCTCTCGATCACCTGATTCCAGGTATTGATGCCGATTGCGGCGGTGCCTGTGCCTGTGGCACCTGCCATTGTTTTATCGACGAGCAATGGCACCCGCAAAGCGGTGACACCAGTGAGCTGGAAGCATCGATGTTGGCTATGCGCCCGGATCGAGAACCTAACTCTCGCTTGAGCTGCCAGGTGACCGTCACCGAGCAGATGGACGGCATGGTCGTTCGACTTCCCGAATACCAGATGTAACTCACAGAGGTTTCCACTATGTCGCAATCTCCAGCCTTACCCCACCCTTATGAGACCCCCATCGAACAGATCAATGTCAGCGATCCACGGCTCTACGAGCAGGACGCCTGGCGGCCCTATTTCGAACGTCTACGCCAGCAGGATCCGGTGCATTATCAGGCTGAAAGCGCCTTTGGCCCCTTCTGGTCGATCACTCGATTCGAGGACATTGTTGCGGTCGATACCAATCATGAGGTGTTTTCCTCCGAGCCCACCATCGTCATCGGGGACCTGCTTGAAGAAACCCCTTTCGAAATGTTTATCGCAATGGATCCACCCAAACACGACGTTCAACGCCGCGCAGCACAACCCGTGGTTGCACCGAAAAATCTGGCGGAAATGGAAGGCCTTATTCGCAGCCGTGTGATCGATATTCTGGATACTCTGCCCGTAGGCGAAACCTTTGACTGGGTCGATCGCGTCTCCATCAACCTCACCACACAGATGCTGGCAACCCTGTTTGATTTCCCCTTCGAGCAGCGCCACAAACTCACCTACTGGTCGGATATCGCGGCAGGATCTCCCGAAATTGCTGGCGGTGACGTTAGCCAGGAAGAGCGCCAGGCAGGACTGCAAGATTGCCTGGAAACCTTTACCAGGCTCTGGCATGAAAAAAAGGCTCAAAATGAACAGCAAAACAATAGTCGTTTTGATTTGATCAGCCTGCTACAGAAAGATCCGAATACCGCCGATATGGTCGACCGCCCCATGGAGTTAATGGGCAACTTGATACTGTTGATCGTCGGCGGCAACGATACTACCCGCAACTCAGCAACCGGCGGTGTATTGGCGCTGAACCAGAACCCTGCTGAATACGACAAGCTACGAGCAAATCATGCCTTAATACCCGGCATGGTGTCGGAAATTATTCGCTGGCAGACGCCTCTGGCCCATATGCGCCGAACCGCCACTCGAGATATCGAGTTTCAGGGCAAACAGATTCGTCAGGGTGACAAAGTCGTTATGTGGTATCTGTCGGGCAACCGGGATGAAAGCGCGATCGATAACGCCGACCAGTTTATTATCGATCGAGCCAATCCCCGCCATCATCTGTCTTTTGGTTTCGGTATTCATCGCTGCATGGGCAACCGGCTGGCCGAAATGCAACTACGCATCCTATGGGAAGAGATCATGCAACGCTTCCGCTTTGTGGAGGTAATGGGGGAACCCGAGCGGGTGAAATCCAACCTAGTACGCGGCTACAAAACCTTGCCGGTCCGATTGCACCCTCTGTAACCACTCCTTTTAGGGTTATGGGCACCGAAGCTTAGGGCACCTCTGATTAATTCAGATGAACTCTGGCTTTCAGGCGAATTCAGAATCTCGGCACGCCTTTGCAGTAAGGTCGAGACCTTTCAAAAAGGCGTAACAACAAGTCTGGGTTTGCCTGAAAGCCCCGTAGGGCGGGCCTAAAAATGGCTTTTCTCGGTATTGAAGCCCTTGTCCAGGTCTCGACATGAACGGCAGGCTTCGCCTTGGTAAAAGCCATTTTTAGGATCGCATAGCTCTATCTGAATGAATCAGAGGTGACTTAAGCTTTTGTACCCCCTTCAATACGCCTTTCCCCTCACCAATTTCCTGGCCAGGCACTCCTTCACATTACAGGTTGATCTCCCTCTTAGGTAACGCGTTAGATAGCGATAATATTTATGTCGACTTTTATAGACATAAATTAATATGTCGACTACTATCGACATATGAAAATTCAACAAGCCATCAACATGTTCGATGCGCTCTCTCAGGAAACCCGCTTGAGAGCGTTTCGCCTACTGGTGAAAGCAGGCCCGGACGGGTTGCCCGCCGGCGTACTCAGTGAACGCCTGGGTACACCGCATAACACCCTGTCTTTCCACCTCAACCACCTTTCCAATGCCGGCATCGTCTCTTCGCGCAAGCAGGGACGTTCGGTGATCTACAGTGCTAATTTCGAAGCTACACATCAGCTGATCGGTTTTATGGTGGAAGATTGTTGCAGCACCGAATTTGCCAGCATTCGAGAAGACAGTACCACCGGCTGCTCGATCATCGAACTGGCCAACTGCTGCCAGACAGCTGTGGGCTCTAAGTCCTGAGTCCAGCAGATTAAGAATCAAAGGAGAACATCATGAAGCGTCTGCACATACATATCGGGGTCGAAAACCTGGACCGAAGTATCGAATTCTATAACGCCCTGTTCGGCGCCCAGCCCGTTAAA encodes the following:
- a CDS encoding GFA family protein — translated: MNKVTGACLCGAVTFELKKEFQQFHLCHCKQCQKISGSAHVSNLFTRPENICWLTGVDQVKRFDVPGRSISNVFCQDCGSSVPYVSASGKALIVPAGSLNEAPDMTPQDNIFWAERAEWYDAGLCSEHFDGFPQ
- a CDS encoding dienelactone hydrolase family protein is translated as MRVIVATDIFGRTPAIEALADTLASQALVEIVDPYDGCPCNFKNEQEAYRHYTSVCGHDAYLERVIGGINGSREPCVLVGFSAGASVLWRAIAQGIPMLVEHCIGFYPGQIRHHLDLQPNCPTTLVFPCYEQSFDVERAAQVLSAHEQVVCYQSVYKHGFMNPASLHYSVVEARRFGDLLEDLEMLVDVAAFRRCLLAGR
- a CDS encoding cytochrome P450: MSQSPALPHPYETPIEQINVSDPRLYEQDAWRPYFERLRQQDPVHYQAESAFGPFWSITRFEDIVAVDTNHEVFSSEPTIVIGDLLEETPFEMFIAMDPPKHDVQRRAAQPVVAPKNLAEMEGLIRSRVIDILDTLPVGETFDWVDRVSINLTTQMLATLFDFPFEQRHKLTYWSDIAAGSPEIAGGDVSQEERQAGLQDCLETFTRLWHEKKAQNEQQNNSRFDLISLLQKDPNTADMVDRPMELMGNLILLIVGGNDTTRNSATGGVLALNQNPAEYDKLRANHALIPGMVSEIIRWQTPLAHMRRTATRDIEFQGKQIRQGDKVVMWYLSGNRDESAIDNADQFIIDRANPRHHLSFGFGIHRCMGNRLAEMQLRILWEEIMQRFRFVEVMGEPERVKSNLVRGYKTLPVRLHPL
- a CDS encoding ArsR/SmtB family transcription factor — protein: MKIQQAINMFDALSQETRLRAFRLLVKAGPDGLPAGVLSERLGTPHNTLSFHLNHLSNAGIVSSRKQGRSVIYSANFEATHQLIGFMVEDCCSTEFASIREDSTTGCSIIELANCCQTAVGSKS
- a CDS encoding AraC family transcriptional regulator; the encoded protein is MESMPELEVSECITIQDRFFIPSSYSRIVARELGLQERSLGKLLQGTGLPQTVLLPGDETRLNGAQQLRVLENAWRLGNVPEFGLRLGRQLQPSSHGPLGYLVLSSPDLITALKALRDFLPIRIPFAQLELELDERWLSCSCRLKLNPQPEERRLMLESFALIVQSVVESVLGRRLTEAHFCFDYERPSYYQLYPDYLHSVVEFSSTDNRIVLPADLARVSNAAGGGESYAMAQKLCLNLLDQVPASHLSMTSRVKSLLLSKPMGSITEEGVAKAMFVSKRTLARRLKSEGTGYRQINEEILSELAVRHLRESNLSVEAISMLLGYQDVANFRRAFKRWFQQTPTDFRKAGQA
- a CDS encoding 2Fe-2S iron-sulfur cluster-binding protein; this translates as MPTITLIEHSGQDHRIEAVPGKTLMQNALDHLIPGIDADCGGACACGTCHCFIDEQWHPQSGDTSELEASMLAMRPDREPNSRLSCQVTVTEQMDGMVVRLPEYQM
- a CDS encoding helix-turn-helix transcriptional regulator, with the protein product MKKNSWPFRWDLLLRYRLIEIVALWEGRLTTNHLTRAFGIGRQQASKDISVYRQEIAPDNLVYDQQLKGYKPSEQFTPRLTSGTADEYLHLLNRNRDLNSTFETLNINTANMEVLSVPSRTIEPQILRTIISAARQQQRLEVDYVSVSDPNREGRIIAPHTLVYNGMRWHVRAWCEKHGDYRDFVLSRFRGSPDILSDAEQGIDSDDDWNQTIHIKIRPDSRLSPEQRNVVAQDYGMHRGQLSLKTRGALVQYVLKQMQIDPNSLDDDPRAQQIIISNIDELRPYLFH